One part of the Roseomonas gilardii genome encodes these proteins:
- a CDS encoding ABC transporter substrate-binding protein, which yields MMPRSMFPVGHGAGRAGIARRRVFRAAWLAACLPVLVPLLAASPARAQQRDLTVVSWGGAYQDAQREVYFRPFQTKTNTRLLEESWDGGVGVLRAKIQSGANNWDVVQVESEELLLGCDEGLFEKMDWAAIGGKDHYIPQAVGECGVGTILYSFVLAYDRNRMANGPANWADFFDTKKFPGKRGLRRGPKTTLEIALLADGAKPEEVYRLLGTEAGVDRAFRKLDSIRDSLVWWERGAQPPQLLASGELAMAVAYNGRIDAANRQDGQNFAISWPGNLYTLDSWVIMKGTPNRDRALQFLNFAGQPEIQAELPPKIPYGVTAKGANDHIAPAVLANLPTTPEHMEGALRIDDQFWLDNLDRLSQRFNNWLSR from the coding sequence GGGCAGGCATCGCCCGAAGGCGCGTTTTCCGGGCGGCGTGGCTGGCGGCCTGCCTTCCCGTCCTGGTCCCCCTCCTGGCGGCCTCCCCGGCGCGGGCGCAGCAGCGCGACCTGACCGTGGTGTCCTGGGGCGGCGCCTATCAGGACGCGCAGCGGGAGGTCTATTTCCGCCCCTTCCAGACGAAGACGAACACGCGGCTGCTGGAGGAAAGCTGGGATGGCGGCGTCGGCGTGCTGCGCGCCAAGATCCAGTCCGGCGCCAACAACTGGGATGTCGTGCAGGTCGAGAGCGAGGAACTGCTGCTCGGCTGCGACGAGGGCCTGTTCGAGAAGATGGACTGGGCGGCCATCGGCGGTAAGGACCACTACATCCCGCAGGCGGTGGGCGAATGCGGCGTCGGCACGATCCTCTATTCCTTCGTGCTGGCCTATGACCGCAACCGGATGGCGAACGGCCCCGCGAACTGGGCCGATTTCTTCGACACGAAGAAATTCCCCGGCAAGCGCGGCCTGCGCCGCGGGCCGAAGACGACGCTGGAGATCGCGCTGCTCGCCGACGGGGCGAAGCCGGAGGAGGTGTACAGGCTGCTGGGCACGGAGGCCGGGGTGGACCGCGCCTTCCGCAAGCTCGACAGCATCCGCGACAGCCTGGTTTGGTGGGAACGCGGCGCGCAGCCGCCGCAGCTCCTGGCCTCGGGCGAGCTGGCCATGGCCGTGGCCTATAACGGCCGCATCGACGCGGCCAACAGGCAGGATGGGCAGAACTTCGCCATCTCCTGGCCCGGCAACCTCTACACGCTGGATTCCTGGGTGATCATGAAGGGCACGCCGAACCGCGACCGGGCCCTGCAGTTCCTGAACTTCGCCGGCCAGCCCGAGATCCAGGCCGAGCTGCCGCCGAAGATCCCCTATGGCGTCACCGCGAAGGGCGCCAACGACCATATCGCGCCCGCCGTGCTGGCCAACCTGCCGACCACGCCGGAGCACATGGAAGGCGCGCTGCGGATCGACGACCAGTTCTGGCTCGACAACCTCGACCGGCTGAGCCAGCGGTTCAACAACTGGCTGTCGCGCTGA
- a CDS encoding ABC transporter permease encodes MPNRRERLAAALLVAPLLLFLLGVFLLPIGAFLWRAVAETDVAPALPRTLVALRDWDGRDLPGEAAFEALAADLRAARAADQAAGGGGLIPRAAARLNAEIPGFRSTLPATARRLASPEAPARETILAASPDWSKPGSWAAIRRTGGPLSDLNLLAALDLRRDAAGSVAAVPPDQAVFRGVLLRTLWISLLATLLSLLLGYPLAYLIATAPPRLALWMLGAVTLPLWISDVPRIASWIVLLQRDGVVNTLLTATGLLREPASFLFTRGTVLLATVNLLLPFAVLPIYASLRALDWRLPRAGLSLGASPWRVFRRVTLPLSMPGVGAGALLVFIQALGFYVTPALLGGPNDQMLPYFIGFYANRTVNWGLAAALSVVLLLAVAIVVALYARLVGFNKVRMA; translated from the coding sequence ATGCCGAACCGCCGCGAACGCCTCGCCGCCGCCCTGCTGGTCGCGCCGCTGCTGCTCTTCCTGCTGGGCGTCTTCCTGCTGCCGATCGGCGCCTTCCTCTGGCGCGCGGTGGCGGAAACGGATGTGGCGCCGGCCCTGCCGCGCACCCTGGTCGCGTTGCGGGACTGGGATGGGCGGGACCTGCCGGGCGAGGCCGCCTTCGAGGCGCTGGCGGCGGACCTGCGGGCGGCGCGCGCGGCCGATCAGGCAGCGGGCGGCGGCGGCCTGATCCCCCGCGCCGCGGCGCGGCTGAATGCCGAGATCCCCGGCTTCCGCTCCACCCTGCCGGCCACGGCGCGGCGGCTGGCCAGCCCGGAGGCGCCGGCCCGCGAGACCATCCTGGCCGCCAGCCCGGACTGGTCGAAGCCCGGGAGCTGGGCCGCCATACGGCGCACCGGAGGGCCGCTTTCCGACCTGAACCTGCTTGCCGCGCTCGATCTCCGGCGCGATGCGGCGGGGAGCGTCGCCGCGGTGCCGCCCGATCAGGCGGTGTTCCGGGGCGTGCTGCTGCGGACGCTCTGGATCTCCCTGCTGGCCACGCTGCTCAGCCTGCTGCTCGGCTATCCGCTGGCCTATCTGATCGCCACCGCGCCGCCGCGCCTCGCCCTGTGGATGCTGGGCGCGGTGACGCTGCCGCTCTGGATCAGCGACGTGCCGCGCATCGCCTCCTGGATCGTGCTGCTGCAACGGGACGGCGTGGTGAACACGCTGCTCACCGCCACCGGCCTGCTGCGGGAGCCCGCCTCCTTTCTCTTCACGCGCGGCACGGTGCTGCTGGCCACGGTGAACCTGCTGCTGCCCTTCGCGGTGCTGCCGATCTATGCCTCGCTGCGGGCGCTGGACTGGCGGCTGCCGCGGGCGGGGCTGTCGCTGGGGGCATCGCCGTGGCGGGTCTTCCGCCGCGTGACGCTGCCGCTCTCCATGCCGGGGGTGGGGGCCGGGGCGCTGCTGGTCTTCATCCAGGCGCTGGGATTCTATGTGACGCCGGCGCTGCTGGGCGGGCCGAACGACCAGATGCTGCCCTATTTCATCGGCTTCTACGCCAACCGCACGGTGAACTGGGGGCTGGCGGCGGCGCTGTCGGTGGTGCTGCTGCTGGCGGTGGCGATCGTCGTGGCGCTCTATGCGCGGCTGGTCGGGTTCAACAAGGTTCGCATGGCATGA